In Oncorhynchus gorbuscha isolate QuinsamMale2020 ecotype Even-year linkage group LG26, OgorEven_v1.0, whole genome shotgun sequence, the DNA window TTGGCCAATTAGAGTACAATATTCTAAGAATGTAAATATCCTAATCCTGTAAGAATGCAGTGCATACAGTCAAGCGTTGAAGACAAGGACGCTGTCCACTCCAAAAGGCAACATTACGCATGGGTGTGTAGGCCTATTACAAAAGCCTATACACCCATatccatatatatataatgtgctAAAAACCAAGGCCTATTGAGCCACAaatagagcgagcgagagaggaagagggtgagcgagagaggaagagggtgagcgagagagacatCTGACATGTTAACACCATTTCAGGGGTGACGCTTGAAGCCCAAGAGAAGTAAACAGTTACACAAATTCTCAGGAAAACGCAACTTCATTTCTACCCTCCACACCGATCATGGATACACAGCAGCAGGGATCCAGAAGTCCCCACGCTATATCAAAGCGACCATAAAACCTACCTAGCCTTCCCCCCGACCGCAACAAATGCGCGCCTGCTACCCGGCTGTGAAAGCAAGGGCTATGAAGCAATAAAACTCTAACCCAAGCAAACCAACGAAACAAAAGTCATTACCTTCGTCGCTGCCATCCTCGGTAATGCGAAGATTCTCAATGTCGTTGGAATTCTATGAGGATTTTCTTCCAGAAAAAAAGTTTTCTTGGTCAAAAAGAAGGTAGTGGGTTGAGAAGGGGGGGCGTGTATCTTCAAGTGTCTTCCAagactcctctcccctcctagcaGAAGGTCCGTGCAGTTGTGCTGCTGAATGACAATAGAGGAGAAGAAGTGTTTAAAGAGAAGAAGTGATTAATGATTTTTCTGTATAATTCTCACATTTTTCTTGGCTCTGTCCGCAAATAATGGCGGTGAACTTTTGGGGCCCCTTGGAAATCTGTTCGCTCCTATTCACCCTCCGAAGGCAGAAGGCTtcttcttctttaaaaaaaaataaaggatAAGAATAGAATTCTAAGGTGCATATTGTATGTGATGTCACACGGAAATTCATTTATTTTACTATGCAAGTGCTTGGGGGCTTTTTTGTGAAGACACATATGCGTGGGGACCAATGTATCTATTCAAATAAACGACGTTTGAACTGTTGTGAATATCACAACATTTGGACATAATATCACTTGCCATCTGAAAAGTATAGACACTGCCAAAGGGCCCAATGTGTGTGAGCTATAGACTTAAAAAAGGAGCACATTCAAGAATACTGTGAACGAATTCGATAGTAGGCCTATCACATTGTATGTATTTCaatggtactgtgtgtgtatatttgacTGGACTTGCTTCAACGTCTTGAGGTATAGCATAGGCCTGTAGGAAGCTGGAGGTTTTGAAAAGGCATTTCATAAATATATGGTGAGAAAAAAAATCATATAAATGGATTGGAGGAAGCTATATGGCACATGGGCTTACATCAATCAAGTAATAGAAAATCTTCTCTGTTCCACGGAACGCTAGAAGACCAATTTGAGCCCACACTTTTGTTTAAAGTTCAACACCCAAACAGAATGCTATTTTCTCCTGCACTATATTTTCGATACCTGCTCTAAGAGAAGAAAATGAAAATTAATACAAGAGCCGCGCCTTCCAAAAGAAGCCATTTGTCTTCTTGATTATCTATTTGGTTGTCAAGGTTTGAGCTATGGCACCGGCCCGCTCCTTTGTAATATAAAAAAACCCACAGCGAGCCAGCAAACACAGAGAAACTGTTGTGCAAAAATTAGACTCATTAAAGCATTAAAAGCCCACGAGCCGAGAACctatttaacatttttttttttcaaaacgaGGATCCATATTTTCAGCACCAGCGAGCAGCGGGTGTGTGAGCACCGTTAAATTAACGAGAGAAGAGAGTGAAACGAAGGGGTTTGTGATTTAAAACGAGATTACAAGGCATAATGTACCAGGATCACTCATGACCACAAGATATAAATCAACCACGGAGATATTCAGTGATTTTTTTAAAAGACAGGCTACATAGAAAGGCAAACGAAAACCCACCATGGGAGGGCGAAATTAAATTGaatcatttttgttttttttacacatcCCTTGCTATTAAAGGAGCTGGTCTGAAAGAGAGCGACATATCTCAGTATCTTTTGGAGCATTGGGGAAACAGCgacagagggaaaggaggacACACAGAGGGTAGATGGACTCCTTTTCAAGCATTTATTACATTTCTATAGCTATTTACAAATAAAAGATAGACACTGAGGAGAATAAGCAGACAAATAGCAACATTCAAATATGGAGGAAGAAAATAACGATAACATCTTTGGAATGTGAATAAAAGGAACACATACAAATAAAATACCAAAAATGGCACATGGTGAGAAGAaagcgtgagagagagaaagagcgaaagaaagaggggggggcGCATGTTTATGTGCCATGAAAGGATACCAGATAGATAAAGATAAAATATCAAATTAACGTGTATTCAGTCATGCAATATACGCACCATTTTTCTCTTTACAACCCTGGCCAACAAAATTGCTTAAATTATATTTCACTTACAAGAAATGAGTACGTTCGTATTGCAGATACTTGCCACAAAATTCAAATGAGCTTAACCTGTCACTTCATAACACAAGGCAAGAAAATAATGTACATAAGTACAACTGAGGTAATTATAATAGCAAGGTAGTACATTGCAGTGCTGTTTTTATTTTACTTAGGTAGGTTTGTACCAGCTTTTGGTTCATATATGTTTCTATAAGTCCAGCTTTATCCTTCCACTGCGACGACTGTCCTATGTTAATACCGTGATTTACCATCTTTGTTCAAATGCACCATGTCTCTGCTAGAAAGATAGAAAGAAGCGAAAGGAGTCCCTGTAAAAATGAACTAGCAACGGACCTCACAATCGTTGTCAGTCTTCATTTAATTGCATTTGATAAACATAGAATACAACTGAGAATCAGCTATATTTTCTCTTACAAAAAAACTTCATGTTTGGAGAACATATTCGGTGTATTTTTTAGTattgaggagaggaaaaggagtaAGAAAACGGCTCTTGACAAAACAAGGGGGTTTTGTATGAAACAGAACTTTGGACGTTGAGGTAATGGGCAGGCCCCACCGTTCACCCTTTGTACTGCAGAGTAAACATGACAAATGGCGCCGAGTTTGGCATGATTAAAGATGAAACACGGATCCATCTTCACCAAATCTGAAAAGTATCTGCCGCCTTCTGTCCTAATGGAGCGGGGGGgacgagagagaaggagagagagaatgagaggggcaCGGGATAAAAAAGGGAACTGGATCCGGTTGTGAACACATCATTGGAAGTGTTTGTGTTTGAATCTTCTCCCCTTTTACATTTTTTAAGAGACACATTTTCTCTTCGTTTTttactcccccttctctctcgccccccccaTGTTATAACCCTGTAATTGAATTGAAGGGAGAGGTAAAAACATGGTGGAATCCATGTATCCAACTCCAGAAACGGAGGTTTCAAAGTGCATGTTGGGTGGGTGGTGGATGGGTAGGAAAAGGAGGGAGGCTATAGGCTCGGTGGAGGCCCGCTGGTTCGGTTCTGAGAGCTCCCCAGCGCGAGCCCGCTGCTTTGCGAGTTTGTGTTGTTGGAGTTACTGTTGGAGCGAATCTTGGTGTTGGGCAGCTTGTGGTCCTTCTTCCATTTCATCCGCCGGTTCTGGAACCAGATTTTGATCTGGCGTTCGGACAGAACCAGGGTGTGGGCGATCTCCACTCTGCGTCTCCGGGTCAGATAGCGGTTGTAGTGGAACTCCTTCTCCAGCTCCAAGACTTGCTGTCGCGTGTAGGCTGTCCGCGAGCGTTTGGGCTCACCCACCCCTGTGTAATTTGGATTCACTGTGGGACAGAGAGCAACATATTACAGGCCATCCCCAAAACACACGTGTATTGCATTTGTAGGCCTTAACATACATTATTAATATACAGATCAAAACATTTGAATATTATATTAAATCTGCCTCAGAACGTGACACAAAGTAGGCCTATATAGACATAACCATGCTGGAATATGTTATGCAAAATTCTACAAGTAAGCCTACGTCCATGGATGCTGATAGTATTTTATATACGTTCACTGTGAATGAGGGGCGCATGAGGGTGTTATTAGAGCCTGAATGGGTGCTGGATATGATTCAACTCATTCAAAACTAGACAAAACACAGTGAATAGTATCCACAAAAAGCCTAATAAAATACAAACCTAATAACTTATCTAAAAGTAAGGCCCTAACTCATTCATTTTGAATTTCTGGCGAATGGCGCTGGCATTATCCACAGGGCAATGTCTTTAAACGACGACTTTATAATAGTCGCATTTTGTCGTTGTCTGAATGCATGCTCTAGTTCTCAAAGCACACACTCTAATCATTGCTGAATAGTTGTGTGGGTCTATAATAGAGTTCAACTATTTGCCTTACCATTAGTGTTTTATTGTAGTCTCCATACATATGAATATTTTAGCTTCCATAAAACTTTTCCATGAACAATAGAGAGGCGACAGAGGAAGGTGCACGTTTGTACATCCAACCACTTAAAATCAAATTACCAAAGCATAAAACTGAACTTATGGGACAGTCGAGTCGTCATAAAACCAATCTTAGGAAGAAATGAGAAGGGCTAGGTTACATAGACTTCAAAGGTACTTGGCGAACAAGTGCAATAAAAATTTATGGAGGATGTAATTATATTGCCCTGCAAACAGCCGATCGTAAATCTAGACCAAGGGCGACTTCACGTGGGAGATAGATTTAGCACCGAACACTAAGCTTCCCACCTTAGGTAAACTGATACAGGCTCACAAATACGCAGAGTAGGGAGAAGTTAGCAGCACTTACCGATGTTTACGTGGACTTTTTTCATCCAGGGGTAAACCACCGGATCCTGGCGAGAGCTGGCGGTGGAAGGGCTATGGTTGAGGGGATTCTGGCCACACGCGGGTGGAGGGCTTGGAGTTACGGAGTCGCAATGGTGGCTAGGCTccgggagaggggttgagagtcCGGCTGGGGGGAGGACGTGACCCCGTGGAGACATCACCACCGCGGGCTGCCCCGGACCCTGGCACGTTGTGTAAGGCGGGTCGGCGCAGCCCGACCGCTGGTGGTAGATCGACTCATTCTGAAACGCAGGCTCTCGCCTCTGGGCGCTGTAGTAGTCCGGAGAGTGACTGGGTAGGTAGTCATTCTGTGAATATTCCTCGCAGGGTGGAAACTTGGGGTCCACATAGTTGGAGTTGATCAAATAGGAACTCATGGCCATTAATTTCTTTGAATTGCACACAAAATATACTAAAATGTATATCTATCGCTTTACTCGTTTTCCTGTTTCGTAGAACCCTCCTACTTTCTGTCAAGTGAACAAAGTTAAGAATCCATGTGACAGCGAGAGCCAATGGCGTGGATCCTGACAATTCCCGGATAAGGAAATAGGATTAGACATAGCAGAACCCGCACATCATCCTGGCATAGCACAGTATGTGGCCTTCGAATGTTGCATACTTTTTTTCACACACTGGCACGCTCTGCGAAAAGCACGAATCAAAACAATAACAACCCGAAGCAGACACGCCAGAAATACATAACACCGGAGTTTACACACGGTCTATAGAGCAGATCAACTAGCCAACCCCCTCACCTGCCCAATTCCCCATACAGTACATTAACAAGAAAAGTGTTGCGTCCCAGACTTGATAGTCAAGCTATATTCCTTTGAACGATGTTTTTCTTCTTTATACTGGAGCTTTTCAAAACAAGGGCTGGGAAAGTGATGCCGTGTGCTCGTCCTTGCCAGGCTTTTAAATGCACTCGCTAATAATGGTGAGAGAATGCCCTGGCGTGCGCTGCGTGCAGCAGAAGCCTGTCAGAGATGAATCTAGGCTTGTTTAGGATCGATAGAAAATTCATCAACTAATTCAGGTTACAAAGCCTCCTAAATCACAGCTAGACCTTTGCGTTAAAGCGAGTCACCGTCAGTCCCCCTAAAGACCACGTTTATCCTGCACACCAATTTACACACCTACCTTGCATAGTAATTGAGACCATGCTCCCTTGCATTACTAACCGAATAATAGTTTTGGTCCTTATCAGGATTGCATTATCCTAACCCATGCAATGTTATCGTTGGAATAAGGCTCCATGCATGGTGAGTGATCATGCGATAAATCTCCTTTGTTGTTCAAATTGACTGTTTCTCAATCGAAATGGTGACACCGTGAATACTCTTTTCAGTTGAAGACAAGCATATCACAGCACGTGACAGATTATCATGGCAAATAAAACCCATTATAACTTTCCGTTACCTTTTCTATAGAAATTGTCAACATTGAAAAACAATATCAAAATATCTCACCCCATTAGCCTACATTGGGATAATATAGTCTAATGGTACAACAAAATGACAATAAACATCATCTGGCAGTCGTCTGTATCCATCGATGGCTTGTAGTGTATACATCAACTACATACTCCCTTAGACACGAATTTGTGACCGTGAGTCTGTTCACACAAATCCGGATCTACAGGGTATATATAGATGACAGGTATTCTCCAGACAGGTATTGAAAGGGGCTGCTCACCTTGACTGCGTCATTGTGAGGTATCAAGGTGCTACGCCCAAAGCAGGCTTCCTTCAAGTGTGTCAGCATTACAGCACTACATAATGAAAGGTGCTTTCCTCGCAAACATAGCTCGTGATGTGTAGAGACCAACTTTACAAATTCACATTTGTTTCTGCCATGCATTTATGCTTTGAAAAAGACAGCATGACTCACCAAAATATATTGCACAATAGGTGAATGGCACAGTGGTTTTCGGTAACCACAAAAGAACAGTAAGAGCAAATCAGTGTAAATAATTGGGTTTCAAAAATATTACTTTTCAGGGGAGACTGAAGCTTAGCTCACACTTCTACAATTAAATGAGAGGGAGTAGCTCGTTTATAACCGAAGCCACCAATCTATCTGACAATACAGAGCGAACAAACGCCAAGTGAATAAACTTGAGGGTCTACGGGATGATAAGATAGCCAGCTCCTTATCGACTACTGTACACAATATTGACAAGCAACGATATACATAGTAAGAAAGATCAAGTGAGTCAAACTACAGAAAGGTCAACCGAAGCTCGAGCCCAGGCTGtaataaaacatttgtttttttttatggcAGGTCATTTTTGTTTACAAGTCGCCGGCAAACACCACTCAAACGGCGATATCCGGAGGTAGGGTATATAAAACAATAAAATATGCACGAAGCAAGAAAAGCCAACTCCTCTCACATCCTTAAAGCAGCACAGCAGAATTTACGACCTTTTAAACAAGTTTCCCCCTCACAACAAGCACAGAGTCTCTCATTTCGATTTTAAACGTCCTGGAAAAAAACACATATACTCATTCTGGCTACTCAAGACTCCAACCTTACGAAGCAAGCAAGCATATTGACCATATACAACAGGCTAAAACTATCATCCATACTATCGAGGTAAGACCTGTGTACGATAGCATTTAGAACCACAATAATCTTCTTCAGAGTAGATAGACCATTTGATATCGACTTCATTGTGAGAGCTAAATGTTAAATGTGTTGTGAACAATACCTAATAGGAATAGGTTGCGTTGGCATTttatatctgtatatatgtatactAAAATGCATATCAAACTACGTCGAATTATTTAGGATAAAATGTGTGTATAGTCTCTGAGTACAGCTTTTACtttccaaaaataaaataatgcaCAAACACATTCAACAAAGACCTTCACCTCTAATCAACATTAAGGCATGTTTCTCAAACTATAAGAGACATTTGAAATTCGATTATTAtacacatttttgtttgttttaaatcAATTGAAATATTGACTAGGAAAATATATTTTTCCATATTCAAATAGGCTATTTATTTCATGAGGAAATATTATTTAATCATCTAACATGATACCTGTGATAGGTTACCCCTATGATGGAGAATTAAAATATTTTGAAATATCTTATATTGTGCCATTATTTAATAGGCTACCAATAAATTAGAGTAGTAAAACAAGCAAAAAGTAGGCCTATTGATATTTATTAATCCCCATGTGTCCATTTTAGTCTAAATATATTTATCTCAAAGTGTTCCTATATCAATGGGTATAGGTTATTCTTTGGATGGGTCTTTGTTTAGAAATCGTAACggttctttttttttaaatggaatttgGGACCAAATTCAATTAAAGAAACAATTACTGAGCAAAAGCCAAGTCATTTcagaaaaacaaaaaaatggaGATGGCATCGAAGTGAACCTCTATACCAGAATTCTCTTTGTTCGTTTCATACTTTGTAATGAGGAAAACAACAAACCAAATCTATATTACGAAATCTTTAGCACCCCTAGCGTTTACATATTCGTTAATTCACAAATAGGCCTTAACAATGTCCTGAACACTCAAATCGTCCATTTCTTGCATTGTCTGTCTATTCTTCTATCTTTCTCCTCAAAACAACTGGCATTCTTTATATCAGGGCTGAATTAATCACTATACAATGTGGACAATATGAATAAATGAATCCAGCTAGTCCTAATCATGCCTGTATAAAAAAACATATGTCACGCGACTAAATTCTAACGCACAAAAATAGGACCAATATGTTTTCATAGCATAAGGGAGAAAGTCCAGCCCTAGTGTCCACTCTAGCCCTTTCACCCCCTGGAGTCCACGACCTCGCCTTCACCCCCTTAACTATCCCCTCTGAACGGCATAGGGACCCCTGAGCCATTTGCCCCTTCGGGGTTAATGTGTACACCAACAGGCATTCAAGGAGAGCACCCACAAACTATAGCCAAGGTAAATATTCACCCCAAAACCCCACACGGTGCTCAGGGTACTGCGCCTCAATGAGCTGAATTAAAGTAATAACTACTCCAAATATGAAAGGAGGGGGAACAGTGTCACTCACCGCAGTGCAAAGCACGTGGTCCGCCCAGGCAAGCACCTGCTCAATAGAGAACACCGCAATATGTAAATTAAGCGCCAATTTCTTACTTTACTTCGCTCCTTGGCACATTTCATCTCGTCTTCGATTccccctttccccatctctcctgcTGCACACAGGACGCGGTCTTGCTCCGGTAATTGTCGATTCTCCAAGCCTTTCTTTCTCTTTCGCCGTACGGTGAGCCCTGAAGCCCCCTTACCTTTCTCTAACGCCACAGGTTTAGCCCGTGACCTCTCCGTGATACCTTTTCTTCGTGAAACTCCCTCTCATTTCTGCGATGTTCCCCTAAACTTCACTCCGGTTAGCATAGGGCAACAATGGGCGGGCGGACATTAAACTATCCAAAGGGCGAAAGCCGATCTCCGACgagtagactacacacactaTAAGAGGAAGAAAAGAATACGATAAAACAGCAGGAGACCAACTTCATCAGTCGAACGAATGCGACATATTCGCTTTAACCTTGCGGTGAGCGAAAAGAGAGGGCTAGTCTATCCCCCGCTCAACACCACCGTATGCCACCTAATACatctaaaaaataaaatgcaCATTACCCCTCTACTGTTGTGAACGCGACAAACCACCGGGTGCTTTAATGCATTTTTTGTTATGGACTCAAGTTTTCGTATTAATCTCGCAGTTTGGCAGTCTTTGTTAAACAGCAAGGCGTGTCAAGAGTCCGAggacattttaatatttgttaGACGTGCTGACCTGCGTTTCACCCCTTCTTTGGGTCTCTCCCACTCGCAACTTCTATAGTAATGCATGCATAGCTTGCTCGGTCATATTGAATTGTGCCCAGGTCATTACTTTGAAGAAAAATGGACTAGGAAGGGGGCTCATTCAAAAAGGCTTTCCAAGCCCGAAAAACAACTCAAGCATAGTGATTTTCATTTTCTTTGTTGCATATATAAAATGCACAATGAGGGGAACCAAATGTGCAGTTAACAAACCGTGCTATACAATATTGCTATACAATATTGAAATTTAGAAATCTAtcttgtttaaaatatatatatatatgttttgttttAACATTTTATAAATTGTTCAATTGATTGTTAGTTGATAGCCTATATATCACCACAAAGGCACTAGGCTCCTTGTCGATTTAAGGGTATCAAGTAAATGCAGTTGAGGATATTCGATATCCTTTTCCTTACAATAGATTTATTGTGTTTTGTGGATCTAACATGTGTGCTCGCTTTTTGTCTTATTTTCATCTAAATGTATATAATAAGCCTACATTGAACATTTTAGGGATGCACGCATCGTGTGTGGGCTCAAAGTAAATGAAATAATCGTTGCTATCATTCGATGCTAATTCCTTTGACGTACTGAAAAGTGTAAAGCTACGATAGATATATTCATTCTTGTCTTCCTCTAGCCGTGTGCAAACTGCAGATATTAAAATTCACGGCAATACCCTGCCAGGCAACCGCACAAGCTTGAATGGAATTGAAATTAATTCAGTGAACTCCGGATGAACTCCAATAGGGACATGTTCTCTAATACAATTATTCACCACTTATGCACTTATTTGTTTGACAAAATACCGAACAACCAGAATTATATCATGCTAAACTCTACCATTAGGCCAAATGTTTCTGTCAATAACGAAATTATGTATTTACTGAATTATCAATTTTCTCGTTtgtcccctctcttttctccaccGAACATGAAGCATATCTCAATAATGTACGTCCAAAAGTCACCAATTCAACTTCTCGACGTTGATAAAGAGGTTTACGTAAAGAGAAATGGAGGCctatttgttgttgaatttgCTGAAGGGTGGTGTTTTAGTGTTCCAAATGGCAACCAGATTGCATGATATAGCCTTATTCCAGGTATGCAGCTTTGATATTCTTACTTGGGAAAGTTGTCACCATGTGGACAAAACGTTGTCTAAACATCCCTTTTCTGCCAACCACTATCCTTTACCCATCCCTTTCACAGTGaaatgaaaactgttgttctccTCAGGGTGGGGGCACGGGATGTTTTCCTTGTATTTTCACTGTTTACTGCAGTGCTTTGTGGAAGTGACAAATTGGCATTTTCAACAGAGGGTGATTTCCTTCTTTTGAGTATTGAAATAATGTGCATTGCAATACGCCTTTAGTAGCCTACAAACGTtgttgtgtttaaaaaaaatgttacagGGTTTATAAAATAGACGTAAACAAAAACAATCCAACACATTTGTGAGGGGAAAACCATCATATGCAATTGTAGCGTCTAGAAATAGAATGAACCTGCTCCATAATGATTCCAGCCGTAACAACATTTGAATATGCTTAGAGTTAGTCTGGAGACAATTGGCGAAGGATAGGAATAAACAGACATTTTGTTTAACTGTTTTTTAAACATCCCAGTATAAGTGTAGTCTATAGCGTGAGTGTATCCGCTTAACCTTCTTTAGGATGCCTCAAAGACTCATTTTTCAAGATGTTGGTTCTGTCTCCGTGCACATTATTTTTAAGCGGAAAATCAGATAAGGTGAGTCATTTTGAAGATGGTAAGCAagataaagattttttttttttgacggCGAGGGAGGGATGTCTCTGGGGTTCACCACCGCAGGTAGCATACAGGGATTTCAGATATTTCAATACATTCGAGTTTAACACAACTTGTATTATTAAGCCTATACTATAGACTATTGCCTTTATAGTTTAATCTCCGCAGTGGCAGTAACACTAGCACCATCATTCTTTACTGCACATCACTACTGCCGGCTGctaataataattgtaataataaaacaataatagttgtagttgttgtagtcgTGGAAGAGTATAATTAATAACAATAAAGCAAATCATTCATTTTAGTTTGTCCTCTCCCATGTTATTTAAACAGACAAGAAGTGTCCTCATACAGGCCAATTCGCTAAATGTCTGACACTAAAATAACGCAACAAAAACGGAAATATATAGGCTAGTGTCAACGAATAGTGCTTAATTGATAGGTCTATCATTATTTTGATTATCCAATGCTGGAAAGGGGAAAACTATCTAATTATAGGCCTATATTTTGAGgtttttaaaacacacacacacaccactaagaTTGAAGCACGCATGTAGAGTAACATTTAATTGCAATATGATGAAGAGACCTGAGCTATTTTAGAGTAAATTATCAAAATTCCTCATCGTGCATTTTATGTATGGGCAGTTTACTCTCGTTCTCTTCGTAATGCTTCTGTTTAAAATCAATACAATTTTATTGCACGAGCCATCAGATATTTCCCGCTGTCCCTGTGACAGGACATTTGGGGAGAGCTAACACCTGTAATGTGCGTGAGAGACCCCCAATGTCACCAAATCTTTCCGTTTCTTCCCTCAATTTAAGCGTCCATTTTTCTCTCCATCGCGCGCTGTGGGTTGCTTTGTTACCACGAAGGTCAGCCCCtcacatctccctctcctctccctatcattTCTCTCATCTCTGTAGCCCCCTCCCTCgcgctccttctctcttttccctccctctcctctcccactttgCCATTGACACCCAGCAATTGGTCTAGAATACAGAGTCGAC includes these proteins:
- the LOC124015728 gene encoding homeobox protein Hox-B4a-like, with translation MAMSSYLINSNYVDPKFPPCEEYSQNDYLPSHSPDYYSAQRREPAFQNESIYHQRSGCADPPYTTCQGPGQPAVVMSPRGHVLPPAGLSTPLPEPSHHCDSVTPSPPPACGQNPLNHSPSTASSRQDPVVYPWMKKVHVNIVNPNYTGVGEPKRSRTAYTRQQVLELEKEFHYNRYLTRRRRVEIAHTLVLSERQIKIWFQNRRMKWKKDHKLPNTKIRSNSNSNNTNSQSSGLALGSSQNRTSGPPPSL